One genomic region from Mesorhizobium terrae encodes:
- a CDS encoding sugar ABC transporter ATP-binding protein — MTSAALHQHPAPELEPGKVILELRGLEKRYPGTHALKPIDLAFRAGEIHAIVGENGAGKSTLIKLLTGVMPRTSGDVIWEGAPVALATPHEAMALGINAVHQEVVLCRHLTVAANMFLGEENVRYGLLQQRAMVRDAQKIISDLGFNLPAHVVLGGLTIGQQQLIAAARATVRGTKFLIFDEPTAYLTRKEADQLFALIRRLKAEGVTIIYISHRMEEVFELADRVSVLRDGTYVGTRDIKKTDEAELVRMMINRTIEQIYHKDQFPAGRVILETRQLSGKGFENVSMTVREGEIVGLYGLVGAGRSEFVTAVYGRHPKSSGTILWDGKEVNVRSENDAIKLGMALAPESRRDQGLCLNLPVGLNLNLPIYKRISKNLLISGSEEAKHAEQQIAGLRIKTPGRQALASSLSGGNQQKIVIGKWLNHGAKLFIFDEPTVGVDVGTKAEIYRLFSTLLSKGAGIILISSYLPEVYELADTLHVFRRGKLVGTHGFHTASHEDILTEALAEKQEKPGGQI, encoded by the coding sequence ATGACGTCAGCGGCATTGCACCAGCATCCTGCCCCGGAACTGGAACCGGGCAAGGTGATCCTGGAACTGCGCGGTCTGGAAAAGCGATATCCCGGCACCCACGCGCTGAAGCCGATCGACCTGGCTTTCAGGGCGGGCGAGATTCACGCCATCGTCGGCGAGAACGGCGCCGGCAAATCGACGCTCATCAAGCTCCTGACCGGCGTTATGCCGCGCACCTCCGGAGACGTGATCTGGGAAGGCGCACCCGTGGCGCTTGCCACGCCGCATGAAGCGATGGCCCTTGGCATCAACGCCGTGCACCAGGAAGTGGTGCTGTGCCGCCATCTCACCGTCGCGGCCAACATGTTCCTTGGCGAAGAGAATGTCCGCTACGGCCTCCTGCAGCAGCGCGCGATGGTCCGCGACGCGCAGAAGATCATCAGCGATCTCGGTTTCAACCTGCCGGCCCATGTCGTGCTGGGCGGTCTTACCATCGGCCAGCAGCAGCTGATCGCCGCCGCCCGCGCCACCGTGCGTGGCACCAAATTCCTGATCTTCGACGAACCCACCGCCTACCTGACCCGCAAGGAGGCCGACCAGCTTTTCGCGCTGATCCGCCGCCTCAAGGCGGAAGGCGTGACCATCATCTATATCAGCCACCGCATGGAAGAGGTTTTCGAACTCGCCGACCGCGTATCGGTGCTGCGCGACGGCACCTATGTCGGCACCCGCGACATCAAGAAAACCGACGAAGCCGAGTTGGTGCGGATGATGATCAACCGCACCATCGAACAGATCTACCACAAGGACCAGTTCCCTGCCGGCAGGGTGATCCTCGAAACCAGACAGCTTTCCGGCAAGGGTTTCGAGAATGTCTCCATGACCGTGCGGGAGGGCGAGATCGTCGGCCTCTACGGTCTCGTCGGTGCCGGACGTAGCGAGTTCGTCACCGCCGTCTACGGTCGCCATCCGAAATCCTCCGGCACCATCCTTTGGGACGGCAAGGAGGTCAATGTCCGCTCCGAGAACGATGCGATCAAGCTCGGCATGGCGCTGGCGCCGGAAAGCCGTCGCGACCAGGGCTTGTGCCTCAACCTGCCGGTCGGCCTGAACCTCAACCTGCCGATCTACAAGCGCATCAGCAAGAACCTGCTGATCTCGGGCAGCGAGGAGGCCAAACATGCCGAGCAGCAGATCGCCGGCCTGCGCATCAAGACACCTGGGCGGCAGGCGCTCGCCTCCAGCCTGTCCGGTGGCAACCAGCAGAAGATCGTCATCGGCAAGTGGCTGAACCACGGCGCCAAGCTGTTCATCTTCGACGAGCCGACGGTCGGCGTCGATGTCGGCACCAAGGCGGAGATCTACCGGCTGTTCTCGACGCTGTTGTCGAAAGGCGCCGGCATCATCCTGATCTCGTCCTATCTGCCCGAAGTATATGAATTGGCCGACACGCTGCACGTTTTCCGCCGTGGCAAGCTGGTCGGCACGCACGGATTCCACACGGCCAGCCATGAGGACATCCTGACCGAGGCATTGGCCGAGAAACAAGAAAAACCGGGAGGACAAATATGA
- a CDS encoding ABC transporter permease, translating into MSTEAIPAEKPKRNYNALFGLTLLALLVLLWVLLSFSTSSFATANNISNLLRQGSMIAILAVGQTFVIITGGIDLSVGAVVGFATVTTAMLINSGLPVFLAILITLLIGVAIGLFHGFGIVKMGLPPFIITLATLTSLRGIGLLMTNGNSISINNDAFQEFSRGSFVGIPNLFWMVILVGVPAYVFLHHTRWGRYLFSVGSNAEAARLSGVNVQRTIYMAYTLSGLCAAFVGVLLASRIGIGNPTQAEGWELQAIASSVIGGTSLFGAIGSVHGPLLGAFILATINNGANLLNVNAFWQRVITGALIIVIVYFDGLRRRGGK; encoded by the coding sequence ATGAGCACCGAGGCGATCCCCGCTGAAAAGCCGAAACGCAACTACAATGCGTTGTTTGGCCTGACGCTGCTGGCGCTGCTGGTGCTGTTGTGGGTTCTGCTGTCCTTCTCGACATCGAGCTTCGCCACTGCCAACAACATCTCCAACCTGCTGCGCCAGGGCTCGATGATCGCCATCCTGGCGGTCGGCCAGACCTTCGTCATCATCACCGGCGGCATCGATCTTTCCGTCGGCGCGGTGGTGGGTTTCGCCACGGTGACGACGGCGATGCTGATCAATTCCGGGCTGCCGGTGTTCCTCGCCATCCTGATCACGCTGCTCATCGGCGTGGCCATCGGCCTCTTCCACGGTTTCGGCATCGTCAAGATGGGCCTGCCGCCCTTCATCATCACGCTGGCCACGCTCACGTCACTACGCGGCATCGGCCTCTTGATGACCAATGGCAATTCGATCTCGATCAACAACGACGCCTTCCAGGAATTCTCGCGCGGCTCCTTTGTCGGCATCCCCAATTTGTTCTGGATGGTGATCCTGGTCGGCGTGCCGGCCTATGTCTTCCTGCACCACACCAGATGGGGCCGCTACCTGTTCTCGGTCGGCTCCAATGCCGAGGCAGCGCGGCTTTCCGGCGTCAATGTCCAGCGCACCATCTATATGGCCTACACGCTGTCGGGCCTGTGCGCGGCCTTTGTCGGCGTGCTGCTGGCTTCCCGCATCGGCATCGGCAATCCGACCCAGGCCGAAGGCTGGGAGCTGCAGGCCATCGCGTCGTCGGTGATCGGCGGCACCTCGCTGTTCGGCGCCATCGGCTCGGTGCACGGGCCGCTGCTCGGCGCTTTCATCCTCGCCACCATCAACAACGGCGCCAACCTGCTCAACGTCAACGCCTTCTGGCAGCGCGTCATCACCGGCGCGCTGATCATCGTCATCGTCTATTTCGACGGCTTGAGACGCCGCGGCGGCAAGTAG
- a CDS encoding UxaA family hydrolase, translating into MTAANLIVLSPSDNVVVANGRLEKDTPLPGGGVTADAIESGHKVAIRPIPAGAAVVKYAQAIGRATRDIAAGEHVHSHNLVFESGRMPVVPPSAPLEATDADKTRTFMGYRRADGRAGTRNFVGIVASVNCSATVCHAIADQANRRLLPLYPGIDGFVPIVHGQGCGMSATGDGMMVLHRTLAGYARHPNFGGVLMVGLGCEVNQLTLYGQKGVAAGKRHFNIQDAGGSRKSVEKAMGVLTEIAEEVGKLKREPIPVSEIVVGLQCGGSDGMSGITANPALGAAVDLLAGVGGIGILSETTEIYGAEHLLAYRAATPEIATKLDGLIKWWENHTAMHGASIDNNPSPGNKRGGLTTILEKSLGAVAKGGQTPLNGVFAYAEKVTGNGLVFMDTPGYDPVSATGQVAGGANVIVFTTGRGSCFGSHPTPSIKVATNTTLFTAMEEDMDVNCGVIASGDKTIAAMGREIFELIIETASGKKTKSEEFGYGDNEFVPWHLGATL; encoded by the coding sequence TTGACCGCCGCCAACTTGATCGTGCTCTCGCCTTCCGACAATGTCGTCGTCGCCAATGGCCGGCTGGAGAAGGATACGCCGCTGCCGGGTGGTGGCGTCACCGCGGACGCGATCGAATCCGGCCACAAGGTTGCGATCCGGCCGATCCCGGCCGGTGCCGCCGTCGTCAAATACGCCCAGGCCATTGGCCGTGCGACGCGCGACATCGCGGCGGGCGAGCATGTGCATTCGCACAATCTGGTGTTCGAGTCCGGCCGCATGCCGGTGGTGCCGCCTTCGGCCCCGCTGGAGGCTACCGACGCCGACAAGACCCGCACCTTCATGGGCTATCGCCGCGCCGACGGCCGGGCCGGAACCCGTAACTTCGTCGGCATCGTCGCCAGCGTCAATTGTTCGGCCACCGTCTGCCACGCCATCGCCGACCAAGCCAACCGCCGCCTGCTGCCGCTCTATCCCGGCATCGACGGTTTCGTGCCGATCGTGCACGGCCAGGGCTGCGGCATGAGCGCCACCGGCGACGGTATGATGGTTCTGCACCGCACGCTGGCCGGCTATGCGCGGCATCCCAATTTCGGCGGCGTGCTGATGGTCGGGCTCGGCTGCGAGGTCAACCAGCTGACTCTCTACGGCCAGAAAGGCGTCGCCGCCGGCAAGCGCCATTTCAACATCCAGGACGCCGGCGGCTCGCGCAAGTCGGTCGAGAAGGCGATGGGTGTGCTGACCGAGATCGCCGAGGAAGTCGGCAAGCTGAAACGCGAGCCCATCCCTGTCTCCGAGATCGTCGTCGGCCTGCAATGCGGCGGCTCGGACGGCATGTCCGGCATCACCGCCAATCCGGCGCTGGGCGCGGCTGTCGATCTGCTTGCCGGTGTCGGCGGCATCGGCATCCTTTCCGAAACCACCGAGATTTATGGTGCCGAGCATCTGCTTGCCTATCGCGCGGCGACGCCCGAGATCGCCACCAAGCTCGACGGGTTGATCAAGTGGTGGGAGAACCACACCGCCATGCATGGCGCCTCGATCGACAACAACCCCTCGCCCGGCAACAAGCGCGGCGGGCTGACCACCATTCTCGAAAAGTCTCTCGGCGCCGTCGCCAAGGGCGGCCAGACGCCGCTCAACGGCGTCTTCGCCTATGCGGAAAAGGTCACCGGCAACGGCCTCGTCTTCATGGACACGCCCGGCTACGATCCGGTCTCGGCAACGGGCCAAGTGGCGGGCGGCGCCAATGTGATCGTCTTCACCACCGGGCGCGGCTCCTGCTTCGGCAGCCACCCGACACCGTCGATCAAGGTCGCCACCAACACGACGCTCTTTACGGCCATGGAAGAGGATATGGACGTCAATTGCGGCGTCATCGCCTCGGGCGACAAGACCATCGCCGCGATGGGTCGTGAAATCTTCGAGCTGATCATCGAGACAGCTTCGGGCAAGAAGACCAAGAGCGAGGAATTCGGCTACGGCGACAATGAATTCGTGCCCTGGCATCTCGGCGCGACATTGTAG
- a CDS encoding ABC transporter substrate-binding protein has product MSDFSITRRSVLSGAALLLASTALPTIGWAQEPKKGGRLTVAADSEPRNLNPAIVASNGVFFISSKIVEPLAEADYEGKDGLSPRLAVSWEGSEDGKSATFKLREGVTWHDGKPFTSADVAFSALQIWKPLQNLGRVVFKDLEAVETPDEHTAVFKFAKPTPFQLIRNALPALTSVVPKHIYENGKIEENPANAAPVGTGPFKFAEYKAGQYYRLTRNDSYWGKSEPYLDEIVYLVLPDRSAAANALEAEQIQLAAFSAVPLADLARIAKVPGLKVVTKGYEGLTYQLVVEINHRRKELADLKVRQAIAHAIDKDFVVKTVFLGYAETASGPVPKNDKQFYTAEVPAYAFDVAKANALLDEAGYKRGADGTRFKLKLLPAPYFNETKQFGDYLRQALAAIGIDAELVNNDSAAHIKAVYTDHAFDLAVGPPVFRGDPAISTTILAQSGIPDGVPFSNQGGYKNAGIDALIAKAAGTLDTKARTDLYKEFQKKVAEDLPFINVADWTFISVANESVGNIADNPRWAVSNWADAWVAK; this is encoded by the coding sequence ATGTCGGATTTCAGCATCACCAGGCGTTCGGTGCTTTCAGGCGCGGCCCTGCTGCTCGCCTCCACGGCCCTGCCGACGATCGGCTGGGCGCAGGAGCCGAAGAAGGGCGGACGCCTGACGGTTGCCGCCGATTCCGAGCCGCGCAACCTGAACCCGGCGATCGTCGCCTCCAACGGCGTCTTCTTCATTTCGTCCAAGATCGTCGAGCCGCTCGCCGAAGCCGACTATGAAGGCAAGGATGGGCTAAGCCCTCGCCTCGCCGTCAGCTGGGAGGGCTCGGAAGACGGAAAATCGGCCACCTTCAAATTGCGCGAAGGCGTGACCTGGCACGACGGCAAGCCGTTCACCTCGGCCGACGTCGCCTTCTCCGCGCTGCAGATATGGAAACCGCTGCAGAACCTCGGCCGCGTCGTCTTCAAGGATCTGGAAGCTGTCGAAACGCCGGACGAACACACCGCCGTCTTCAAATTCGCCAAACCGACGCCGTTCCAGCTGATCCGCAACGCGCTGCCGGCGCTGACCAGCGTCGTGCCCAAGCACATCTATGAGAACGGCAAGATCGAGGAGAACCCGGCCAATGCCGCGCCGGTCGGCACCGGCCCGTTCAAATTCGCCGAATACAAGGCCGGCCAATACTACCGGCTGACCAGGAACGACAGCTATTGGGGCAAGAGCGAGCCTTATCTGGACGAGATCGTCTATCTAGTGCTGCCGGACCGCTCGGCGGCCGCCAACGCGCTGGAAGCCGAGCAGATCCAGCTCGCCGCCTTCTCGGCAGTGCCGCTGGCCGATCTTGCCCGCATTGCCAAGGTGCCGGGCCTCAAGGTCGTCACCAAGGGCTACGAGGGGCTGACCTATCAGTTGGTGGTGGAAATCAACCATCGCCGCAAGGAACTGGCCGACCTCAAGGTACGACAGGCCATCGCGCACGCCATCGACAAGGACTTCGTCGTCAAGACGGTTTTCCTCGGCTATGCCGAGACCGCCAGCGGGCCGGTGCCGAAGAACGATAAGCAGTTCTACACCGCCGAAGTGCCGGCCTACGCCTTCGATGTCGCCAAGGCCAACGCGCTGCTCGACGAGGCCGGCTACAAGCGCGGCGCCGACGGCACCCGCTTCAAGCTGAAGCTTCTGCCAGCACCCTATTTCAACGAGACCAAGCAATTCGGCGACTATCTGCGCCAGGCACTCGCCGCCATCGGCATTGACGCGGAACTGGTCAACAACGATTCCGCCGCGCATATCAAGGCGGTCTACACCGACCACGCCTTCGATCTCGCGGTGGGCCCGCCGGTGTTCCGCGGCGACCCGGCGATCTCCACCACCATCCTGGCGCAGAGCGGCATTCCCGACGGCGTGCCCTTCTCCAACCAGGGCGGCTACAAGAATGCCGGGATCGACGCGCTTATCGCCAAGGCGGCCGGAACACTGGACACCAAGGCGCGTACCGACCTCTACAAGGAATTCCAGAAGAAGGTGGCC
- a CDS encoding amidase: MSSVRDRLEAVLSRLAARAADERVFTRLYPEAARAAADAADARRKAGVSLGPLDGTIVSIKDLLDVAGEPTLAGSLLRRTAAAAERDASVVQRLRQAGAVIIGKTNMTEFAFTALGLNPHYGTPGNAADPARVPGGSSSGAGVSVGEGTSVISIGSDTGGSIRIPAALNGVVGFKPTARRVPLEGAFPLSFALDSLGPLARTVADCAAADAIMAGEEPTPLVPARLDGLRVGIPRGHLFRDTEEPIAQAFEATVGKLERSGARIFDIAIDDLIDAMNEATQYGSIAGMEGAAIHADWLAAGTDVPVDPHVSLPLARYAKAPVPIYIRTMRSRAEHIVEMDRRAEDFDVLALPTVPVAAPLIEAVMADPKFDDRMEGLLLRNTEVFNYFDQCAISLPMPGTGLPSGLMLVARNGDDRRLLAIAASVEALLKA, from the coding sequence ATGTCTTCCGTCCGCGACCGTCTTGAAGCCGTTCTTTCGCGTTTGGCCGCCCGCGCCGCCGACGAGCGCGTATTCACCAGGCTTTATCCCGAGGCCGCGCGCGCGGCCGCCGATGCGGCGGATGCTCGGCGCAAGGCTGGTGTATCGCTCGGCCCGCTCGACGGCACGATCGTCTCGATCAAGGATTTGCTCGATGTCGCTGGCGAGCCGACGCTGGCCGGCTCGCTGCTCCGGCGCACTGCCGCCGCCGCCGAACGCGATGCGTCCGTCGTGCAGCGCCTGCGTCAGGCCGGCGCGGTCATCATCGGCAAGACCAACATGACCGAGTTCGCCTTCACCGCGCTCGGGCTGAACCCGCATTACGGCACGCCGGGCAATGCCGCTGACCCGGCGCGTGTTCCCGGCGGGTCTTCCTCCGGCGCCGGCGTGTCGGTGGGCGAAGGCACCAGTGTCATTTCCATCGGTTCCGACACCGGCGGCTCGATCCGCATTCCCGCCGCTCTGAATGGCGTCGTCGGCTTCAAGCCGACCGCGCGCCGCGTACCCTTGGAAGGTGCCTTTCCGCTGTCCTTCGCGCTGGATTCGCTCGGGCCGCTGGCGCGCACGGTTGCCGATTGCGCGGCTGCCGACGCAATTATGGCTGGCGAGGAGCCAACGCCGCTCGTTCCCGCCCGGCTTGACGGCCTGCGCGTCGGCATTCCGCGCGGGCATCTCTTCCGTGACACCGAAGAGCCGATCGCGCAGGCGTTCGAGGCGACTGTCGGCAAGTTGGAGCGATCCGGCGCGCGGATCTTCGACATTGCCATCGACGACCTCATCGATGCGATGAACGAGGCGACCCAATATGGCTCCATCGCCGGCATGGAAGGTGCCGCCATTCATGCCGACTGGCTGGCGGCCGGCACCGACGTTCCAGTCGATCCGCATGTCAGCTTGCCGTTGGCGCGCTACGCCAAGGCACCCGTGCCGATCTATATCCGCACCATGCGCAGCCGCGCCGAACACATTGTCGAGATGGATCGCAGGGCCGAGGATTTCGATGTGCTGGCGCTGCCGACCGTGCCGGTCGCGGCACCCTTGATCGAAGCGGTGATGGCCGATCCAAAGTTCGACGATCGCATGGAAGGGCTTTTGCTGCGCAACACCGAGGTCTTCAACTATTTCGACCAGTGCGCAATCTCACTGCCCATGCCGGGCACGGGGCTGCCGTCCGGCCTGATGCTGGTCGCCCGCAATGGGGATGACCGCCGTCTCCTGGCGATCGCAGCCTCGGTGGAGGCTTTGCTCAAAGCCTGA
- a CDS encoding RbsD/FucU family protein, whose protein sequence is MLRGIHPLLGPDLLYALRTMGHGDEIVIADGNFPASTLGPKVVRADGLGGEELLEAILTHMPLDTYAPAAAFRMAVVEDPDRLPIICRSYQGIVDRLAGAFVVAPLERFAFYERAAKAAYIVASGERAAYANILLKKGVLHSDGG, encoded by the coding sequence ATGCTGCGCGGCATTCACCCGCTTCTGGGACCGGACCTGCTGTATGCATTGCGCACCATGGGTCATGGCGACGAGATCGTCATCGCCGACGGCAATTTTCCGGCAAGCACGCTGGGACCGAAGGTCGTGCGCGCCGACGGGCTTGGCGGCGAGGAACTGCTGGAGGCGATCCTCACCCACATGCCGCTCGACACCTACGCGCCGGCCGCCGCTTTCCGCATGGCGGTGGTGGAAGACCCTGACCGCCTTCCCATCATCTGCCGGTCCTACCAGGGCATCGTCGACCGGCTGGCGGGTGCCTTCGTCGTCGCGCCGCTCGAGCGTTTTGCTTTCTACGAACGCGCGGCCAAGGCCGCCTATATCGTGGCGAGCGGCGAGCGCGCCGCCTATGCCAACATCCTGCTGAAGAAGGGGGTGCTTCATTCGGACGGCGGCTGA
- a CDS encoding DUF2946 family protein, producing MPTAFAVAWVLVLQSLLGAFAAGAGPNPAQLDAFGNVICTHDGTAQLPPGDQPQQHQQSCCVLGCTMFSTAFGAPPETVALFNDLALVASAVVFPTAVVFGFDRDWSPGNPRAPPVVA from the coding sequence ATGCCGACGGCCTTTGCCGTCGCGTGGGTGCTTGTCCTGCAATCGCTGCTCGGTGCTTTCGCCGCCGGCGCCGGCCCCAATCCAGCCCAGCTCGACGCTTTCGGCAATGTCATCTGTACGCATGACGGCACGGCCCAGCTGCCGCCGGGCGACCAGCCGCAACAGCATCAGCAATCCTGCTGCGTGCTTGGCTGCACCATGTTCTCGACGGCCTTCGGTGCTCCGCCCGAAACCGTCGCGCTGTTCAACGATCTTGCCCTGGTGGCCAGCGCCGTCGTGTTTCCGACGGCCGTCGTCTTCGGTTTCGACCGCGATTGGTCGCCCGGCAATCCGCGCGCGCCCCCGGTCGTGGCCTGA
- a CDS encoding ABC transporter substrate-binding protein gives MKFVKSMINRRTVVALAAASMLAGAFHTVPATAAETTIPIIVKDTTSFYWQIVMAGARKAGKDLGVNVPELGAQAETDVNGQISILENAVAGNPAAVVIAPTEAKALGKPIDEAAKKVKIIGIDSSADSKAFTSFLTTDNKVGGQVAADGLAAAIGAANGGKVEGKVAIITALPGAGSLEQRREGFLAQVKAKYPGLTVVADKYADGQATTGLNIATDLITANPDLKGIFASNLIMAQGVGQAIAENKLSGKVGLIGFDSDEKLIKFLNDGVISGLVVQDPYRMGYDGIKTALAASKGEKVEAFVDTGANLVTKANMKEPKIDALLNPKLK, from the coding sequence ATGAAATTCGTGAAAAGCATGATCAACCGCCGGACAGTCGTGGCGCTTGCCGCCGCGTCGATGCTGGCCGGTGCATTCCACACGGTGCCGGCAACCGCTGCCGAAACCACCATTCCGATCATCGTGAAGGACACCACCTCCTTCTATTGGCAGATCGTCATGGCCGGTGCCCGCAAGGCCGGTAAGGACCTCGGCGTCAACGTGCCGGAGCTCGGCGCGCAGGCCGAAACCGACGTCAACGGCCAGATTTCGATCCTCGAAAACGCCGTTGCCGGCAATCCGGCCGCCGTCGTGATCGCCCCGACCGAGGCCAAGGCGCTCGGCAAGCCGATCGACGAAGCCGCCAAGAAGGTGAAGATCATCGGCATCGACTCCTCGGCCGACTCGAAGGCCTTCACCTCGTTCCTGACCACCGACAACAAGGTCGGCGGCCAGGTGGCGGCAGACGGCCTTGCCGCGGCAATCGGCGCGGCCAATGGCGGCAAGGTCGAAGGCAAGGTGGCGATCATCACCGCACTGCCCGGCGCCGGCTCGCTTGAGCAGCGCCGCGAGGGCTTCCTCGCGCAGGTCAAGGCCAAGTATCCCGGCCTCACGGTGGTCGCCGACAAATATGCCGACGGCCAGGCAACCACCGGCCTCAACATCGCGACCGACCTGATCACCGCCAATCCGGACCTGAAGGGCATCTTCGCGTCCAACCTGATCATGGCGCAGGGCGTTGGCCAGGCGATCGCCGAGAACAAGCTTTCCGGCAAGGTCGGCCTGATCGGCTTCGACAGCGACGAGAAGCTGATCAAGTTCCTCAATGACGGCGTCATCTCCGGCCTCGTCGTGCAGGATCCGTACCGGATGGGTTATGACGGCATCAAGACCGCGCTCGCCGCCTCCAAGGGCGAGAAGGTCGAGGCTTTCGTCGACACCGGCGCCAACCTCGTCACCAAGGCGAACATGAAGGAGCCCAAGATCGACGCGCTCCTCAATCCGAAGCTGAAATAG
- a CDS encoding aldo/keto reductase — MKTRRIGNTRLDVTEISFGGASLGNLYQAVPNTDAEAVLDTAWSYGIRYYDTAPHYGFGLSERRFGDYLRTKPRDSYVLSTKVGRLLKPVPEDQVPKLGFVDPLPFKLDYDYSYDGIMRSVEFSYARLGLNRIDILYVHDIGVYTHGVELTKVHLSQLLGGGIKALEELKSAGVISAYGLGVNEVEICLEVMRRAPQDCILLAGRYSLLDRSAEAELLPLCREAGTSLVIGGVFNSGILATGAKAGANFDYGPASPDILSKVSAMETIASKAGYPLATAALQFPLHDPAVATVLIGTAKASSLKRNMELLGIDVPRQDFEAYRPHVTVQSPLTGAVRE; from the coding sequence ATGAAGACCCGCCGTATCGGCAACACCAGGCTTGATGTCACCGAAATCAGTTTCGGCGGCGCCTCGTTGGGCAATCTCTACCAGGCGGTGCCGAATACGGACGCGGAGGCGGTCCTCGACACCGCGTGGTCTTATGGCATCCGCTATTACGACACCGCGCCACATTACGGTTTCGGCCTGTCGGAACGTCGCTTCGGCGACTATCTGCGCACCAAGCCACGCGACAGCTACGTGCTGTCCACCAAGGTCGGCCGGCTGCTGAAACCGGTGCCCGAGGACCAGGTGCCGAAACTGGGCTTCGTTGACCCGCTGCCCTTCAAGCTTGACTATGACTACAGCTATGACGGCATCATGCGTTCGGTCGAATTCAGCTATGCGCGGCTCGGCCTGAACCGCATCGACATCCTCTATGTCCACGACATCGGCGTCTACACGCATGGCGTCGAGCTGACCAAGGTACATCTCAGCCAGTTGCTGGGCGGCGGCATCAAGGCACTGGAGGAGCTGAAATCGGCCGGTGTCATTTCCGCCTACGGGCTTGGTGTCAACGAGGTCGAGATCTGCCTGGAAGTGATGCGCCGCGCGCCGCAGGACTGCATCCTCCTGGCCGGGCGCTATTCGCTGCTCGACCGTTCAGCCGAGGCCGAACTTCTGCCGCTGTGCCGCGAAGCCGGCACCTCGCTGGTTATCGGCGGCGTCTTCAACTCCGGCATCCTGGCAACCGGCGCCAAAGCGGGCGCGAATTTCGACTACGGCCCGGCATCGCCGGACATCCTGTCGAAGGTCTCGGCGATGGAAACGATCGCCAGCAAGGCCGGCTATCCGCTGGCGACGGCGGCGCTGCAATTTCCCCTGCATGACCCGGCGGTGGCGACAGTGCTGATCGGCACCGCCAAGGCATCCAGCCTGAAGCGCAATATGGAACTGCTCGGGATCGACGTTCCCCGGCAAGACTTCGAGGCCTACCGCCCGCATGTGACGGTGCAATCGCCGCTGACGGGAGCCGTGCGCGAATGA
- a CDS encoding GntR family transcriptional regulator, giving the protein MSKNNNVYKDAYNRCLRLLEENSNLPSEPELGATLSVSRTTVRGILARMAENGLIAWDKRAKKVLRSPRPDDFFPEQETDSLSQIIERSFMRRLLAEDAEAGMQINELELARDIGVGTSSVREFLIRFSRFGLIEKRPNSHWVLKGFTRAFALELADIREMFELRSAAAFVALPDDNPVWSDLEQLEIEHHALERDIAVRYPEFSELDERFHRLIHSASRNRFIVDFYDVIAMIFHYHYQWNKAGQRSRNEAAVGEHLTYIAALKSRDPVKVAAACRQHLKSARQTLLDSTPEGRQSGG; this is encoded by the coding sequence ATGTCGAAGAACAACAACGTCTACAAGGATGCGTATAACCGCTGCCTTCGGCTCCTTGAGGAGAACAGCAACCTGCCGTCGGAGCCGGAGCTTGGTGCCACGCTCAGCGTCAGCCGCACCACGGTGCGCGGCATCCTCGCCCGCATGGCCGAAAACGGGTTGATCGCCTGGGACAAGCGCGCCAAGAAGGTGCTGCGCAGCCCTCGGCCGGACGACTTCTTTCCCGAGCAGGAAACCGACTCGCTGTCGCAGATCATCGAGCGTTCCTTCATGCGGCGCCTGCTGGCCGAGGACGCCGAGGCCGGCATGCAGATCAACGAATTGGAACTCGCCCGCGACATCGGCGTCGGCACTTCCAGCGTGCGCGAATTCCTGATCCGTTTCAGCCGCTTCGGCCTGATCGAGAAGCGCCCCAACAGCCATTGGGTGCTGAAGGGGTTCACCCGCGCCTTCGCGCTGGAGCTGGCCGATATCCGCGAGATGTTCGAACTGCGCTCGGCCGCTGCCTTCGTCGCTCTGCCTGACGACAACCCCGTCTGGAGTGATCTTGAGCAACTGGAAATCGAGCACCATGCGCTGGAGCGCGACATCGCCGTGCGCTACCCGGAATTTTCCGAGCTGGACGAGCGCTTCCACCGGCTGATCCACAGCGCGTCGCGCAACCGTTTCATCGTCGATTTCTACGACGTCATCGCCATGATCTTCCACTACCACTATCAGTGGAACAAGGCCGGCCAGCGCAGCCGCAACGAGGCGGCGGTGGGCGAACACCTGACCTATATCGCGGCGCTGAAATCGCGCGATCCGGTCAAGGTCGCGGCCGCCTGCCGCCAGCATTTGAAATCGGCGCGCCAGACCTTGCTGGATTCCACGCCGGAGGGCCGCCAAAGCGGAGGCTGA